The following proteins come from a genomic window of Lolium rigidum isolate FL_2022 chromosome 5, APGP_CSIRO_Lrig_0.1, whole genome shotgun sequence:
- the LOC124656582 gene encoding uncharacterized protein LOC124656582 — protein MKIGKAPALLKKAVSMCKSKTSVLAARLLVLASFHRRMVMAGVISNKIQSLMVAADRVMVRVDSCHKALVLRKAEKSLAIYGGQIVDDLSHQIKLFDQEENCDGGCPDWTLHSIFNDDDNCSYIDEYEGDDHELSAMDVISSNRDVERLEYNKEDDIDQAAEIFIRRFREQMNKSF, from the coding sequence ATGAAGATTGGCAAGGCCCCGGCACTCCTGAAGAAGGCCGTGAGCATGTGCAAGAGCAAGACCAGCGTGCTAGCGGCAAGGCTCCTCGTCCTCGCATCGTTCCACCGCAGGATGGTCATGGCCGGTGTGATCTCTAACAAGATCCAGTCGCTGATGGTGGCTGCCGACCGGGTGATGGTGAGAGTGGATAGCTGTCACAAGGCTCTTGTACTGCGGAAGGCCGAGAAGTCGCTGGCGATCTATGGGGGTCAGATTGTTGATGATCTCTCTCATCAAATCAAACTGTTCGACCAAGAAGAAAATTGTGATGGTGGCTGCCCTGACTGGACATTGCACTCCATCTTCAACGATGACGACAATTGTTCCTACATTGATGAGTACGAGGGGGATGATCATGAGCTGTCGGCGATGGATGTAATCAGCAGCAATCGAGATGTAGAGAGGTTGGAGTATAACAAGGAAGACGACATCGACCAGGCTGCCGAAATATTCATCAGGAGATTTCGAGAGCAGATGAACAAAAGCTTTTAG